The region GCTCTGtaaactacatttcccatgaagcaTCGCGCGCAGAAAAGCGGAGGCTTCTGGGAAGGGCTTTCGTTCCTGAAGCCGGGTCTCAGGCTACTGGGATGGCGAGTCAGCGAGGTGAGCCGTTGACTGTTGTTGGCTATTTTTTTGGTGGTGGTCGCGTCTTGGGGACCAATATTGGCAGGACCTAGCGGGTCGTGACCATTCCCGTGGACGCTGGTCACAAGGTTGGGATCTGGGATGGGTAGTCCAACTGGGGGTCAGAGAGGAGAATGGTGGGTGCGCTCGAATCACTTCGTGACTGACCGATTGCCAAGAGATGGGTAGTTCgttccttttccctccctgtcACCCGAACTCAGTTCTTCTCCATGGCAGACAAGATCTGCATCTGCCAATCTCACAGATGGCAATATCGACGATTGTGAAAGAGAGGAGTGTCGTTCTACAAGTCATAGACTCTTGTGTAGCTCTGCCCTTAGTTAGATTCCCCGCCCCTATTCCTGGTTCCCCGGCACTAGGGCCAGGTCTGAAGAGTGGAGTGGAAGCTgaccttctgtctctgtccccagtgTTCCCACTTTCCTGTGTGGTGCAGCAGTATGCCTGGGGGAAGGTGGGCTCCAAGAGCGAAGTGGCAAGCCTGCTGGCTAGCAGTGACCCACTGGCCCAGATCTCAGAGGACATGCCATATGCAGAGGTAAGACCTCCGACTGCACATCAGTCCACTTTACCCTAAGTAAGACCATAGGATCTGACACAAGCCATATGGATCAGTTGGGTAGAGTTTCTGCAGATAATAGGAGATGTTGGTTCTGGGACCCGTGCAAATAAATACATGCAGAAAGAAAGCTGTCACGAGAGCACTGTAATCACAGAActagggaggttgaggcaggagaatctgatCTCAATACCAAGATTCTGTCTCATATAAAGGGGGATAAACTATCTGGGACAGTTCCCCCGCCTTGAcacacagagtttctctatgtagccctggctgtcttgaaacttgctctgtaggccagactggccttgaactcaagaactCTTGCTGCCTCTgcgtcctgagtgctgagatcagagGTGTGCGCCACTACACACAGCTTAAACATGTGTCATTTCTTGAACCCTTGCAGCTTTAGCATTTACTGaatcttcatttgttttgattttttggggaactgtctcaggatgcccaggctggcctcaaacttgctataatAATTGAGAATGACCTCGAATGCCCAGTCTCTCAGCCTCTATGTTCTAAGTGCTAGGACAAAAGGCATGTAACAGCACTCCTAgccataaataaatgtttgagtttcattaattttttttctttaaattttatttttattattttatgtataggtgTGTTTGTGGACATGTGgttatgtgagtgtgagtgcaggtgtctgtggaggtcagagacattggatcccttggagctggagttacagaaggttgtgagcctcTTGTGGGTGCCAGAAACGACTGGACTGGTAAtactttggaagagcagtaagaCCTCTTaccaatgagccatttctccagctccctatttttcttatttttttatttttatgaatccCAAACTTATTCCTTCTtatgagaagagaaaaatcaaaacaggaaAGTTATGTCTTTTGCGACTAGAATAAATGAATACTAAGCCCTCACAGATCTGTTGTTGAGACTCAGAGACGTCTGAGTGTCTGGACAGATGACGGTGTGCTACCTCCTTActgtgtgtgaggccctgggcttgAGCCTCAGCACCTCATAAGCCAGTGTACTGACCCGGACGCATGCCTCAGATAACCAGGGCTGTCAGCTGCTCCCTTTTTTCTCAACTTTCTTGTTCTTCCAGCTGTGGATGGGGACACACCCCCGGGGAGATGCCAAGATCCTTGACAACCGTATTTCCCAGAAGACCTTAGGCGAGTGGATTGCTGAAAACCAGGACTGCTTAGGCCCAAAGGTCAAAAAGACCTTTAACGGGAAGCTGCCCTTCCTCTTCAAAGTGCTCTCAGTGCAAACAGCCCTGTCTATCCAGGCACACCCTGACAAGGTACAGGATGGGAGGGTGCAGAGGTCAGGGTAGGGAAGGGCTTTTGGAGGACCTCCCCCCCACAGATTTCAGTGCTGTTTTTCTCTGCCCATACTAGGGTCTAACTCAGGGCTAAATTCAAGTCTTACTAACCCCAGCTTGGCTGCTCAGGCACAGATGCTGGTGACACATACAGAAGCTAAGTGTAAGTGGACAACTGACTGGCCTATGCCAGGAGAGAGTCTCTAAGTTTGTCCTtgacttcccttcccccagcctagGTCTATTCATATCTGCCTTTTCCCCACCTGGCTCTCTTGGCCAGGGCAGGCACCTCAGCTGTCGCCTCAGCTGCACCCCACGGTATAATCTTTTTTGAGCAAGGCCCAGCCTGGCTTACACAGagtctctttttaaaatcagtacttatttttattttatgtgtatgagtgtttttcctgcatttttattttatgtgtatgagtgttttgcccctGAGGTTGAAGATATAGACAGTcacaagctgccatgtgggtgcaaggaactgaacccaggtcctctggaagagcaaccggtgctcttagccactgagctacagcTCCAGTCCCTTTTTagaaggttattttattttacgtGTTTGCATGTTTGCCTCCACGTCTGTACGTACATCACACGCATACTTGGTGCCTTTGGAAGTGAGAAGAGGccgtcagatcctctagaactggagatacagatggttgtgagccaccatgtggatgctaggaaagGAACCTGAgccctctgccagagcagcaagtgctcttaactgctgagccatttctccaacccctaaTTTGGGGATTTTTAAAGACTGGTCTTACaaagcccaagctggcctcaaactcattatgtagctgaggatgacctgagACTCCAGATATTTCTAAGTCTACCTCCCCCAGCATCATTTACCCACGTGACACAGCTTGTGCCTGCTGTTTAGGGTTCCTGAGCCACAGGCCAGGACTCTTAAGTCTGTCCTGACTCTCCCCTGGCCCATGTTTCTGCCCTGGGTTGGCTGAGCCCCAAGTTTCTGCTTGATGCCTTGACTGGGTTCATTGCCATAGGTAAGAAGCCGCTGTTACCTGGTAAATGGAGCGGGAGGGCAGCAGAGACTGCAGAGGCTGGTGGTACTCCTGATGATGGTAGCTGTACCCCAATTGTTGTCCCCCACCGCCCATCCACAGGAGCTGGCAGAGAAGCTGCATCTCCTGGCTCCAGAGCACTACCCTGATGCCAACCACAAGCCAGAAATGGCCATTGCCCTCACCTCCTTCCAGGGCTTGTGTGGTTTCCGGCCAGTGGAGGAGATTGTGACCTTTCTGAAGAGTAAGGTTGGGCAGGAATGCTGAGGGTACATGTACTGGGCCTGGAACATAGGAGGAGCCTGGGACACAGGGGAAATAGAGACAGAGCAGAGGCTCAATGTCACAGGGACTAAAGGGATCTTAGCCTCATGAGGCAGCTTTAGGGGCCAGTGGGCCAGAGAGTGAGACCAGGCTCAGGTGTGGTTGTTGAGGGCCGGTGGTGAGCTATGTTTATACAGCAAGGTTTGTGTAGCGCTGATGGGTCTTTGGTTAGGGATGTGGTGGGAAGGCCACACTTCTCAGTGTTCTGTCTCCTCATTCTTGACATCTCCTTGCCCTGGCCACCCTGCAGAGGTGCCTGAGTTCCAGTCGCTGATTGGAGAGGATGCCACAGCACAGCTGAGGCAGAGTGTGGGTGGGGATGCTGTGGCCATGGCCTCTGCTCTGAGGAACTGCTTTTCCCACCTGATGAAGAGTGAGAAGAAGGTGGTGGTGGAACAGCTTAACCTGTTGGTGAAGCGGATCTCCCAGCAAGGTGGGTGTGGCAGGGGCCTGGGTAGGTACAGAGCCTGGGCTGCCAACATAAGATGGATGGATGAGGCCATGGAGACAGGATTGCCGGCCCTTTTCACAAGCAGGACACTAAAAGGGGCCAAACTTAGATGGTCCTAAGATCGGCTGCTACTGTTTTTTTCCCAGTCTTGGTGGCGTGAGGCCCCAGGTTGAGTGCTTCTTCCAAACTGGTTTTCTTGAGGTGGTTGGAAGCAGACTGGCCTAGAGGATTCTATCAGGGCCCTACACCCAGGCATTCCCAGACTTTTCCCAACCGTCTAGCTGTTTCCCATGGGGCAGACGTGCATTTAGGGGCCTGGAGAGCAGGAAAGGGCCAAGGAGCATACCCTTCTCTAGAGGACTCAAGCCTTGTGCTCTTAACAAGTTCCTCCTTAAAGCCCTCCTTGATGTGTGACCTTGTGCTAACAAAGTCCAGGAAGTGACCAAGGTGGGTGTGGTCGTGCCACTGTTGTCTGCAGAGTCAACACACACAGTGAGAAACAAGGCTGACAGTATCTCAGCCAGGAGCTTACGTGGCAGCTCCTTGCCCAACAggccagctccttctccaggcaGCCCGGAACCTTCTTCCGGTTCAGTCTTTCTGTATGTCTGCTTGTGTGGCTTGTGTCACAGCCACTTTCTGTCACCTGAGCATGCCCTCTTGTTCTGTGTCATGGTTTTGAGtatcttgtttgcttgcttactcCTGGAGAACCTTGGCCTGCGCTCTGTTCTGACATCCAGGTGTGCAGGGATTCCTTAACACTGTGTACTTAACACCTTGTTCAAACAGTTCAAACAGGGCTTCCCTAGGCCAGAGACTTCATGTCCATCCCGGTGTTTAGCAGAGTAGCCACCAAGCAAGTATCTCTATGAAGACCCAAACCTCCCTCCCACTTGGAACACTGCTTTCTTTATTGTTGGTTCTGCACATTCTGACATTCTGAATACACTCCTTCCTTGTCTGCATGCTCCAGGAAACTCAGCTCAccctgctcctgcccctgcccttccAAGAAGCCTCCCTCGTCCCCCCCAGCCCAGACTGAGCTCATCTTCTCTTGGTCAGTCAGTTTCCAGGGCACATTTTGGCCCATAGCACATTGTGCCTGCCCTGTGCTCTCTGGGGTAGGCAACCGTCCTGGTTTGCTAAGATGGACAGACTTCCTGAGACATGGGAGGGAGTTGGAATGCTAACAAAAGGGAAGTCCTGGGTTAATAGGGAATTTGACACTCTTCATGAAGCTGTCTATAATAGATTTTGAGCTTAAGAACTGTAAATGGTCCCCAGTCAGGAAACTGTTTCTGGGCAATTGTCAGATGTTTTTGTCAAAATCTGAACTGGAGATGCTAgtggtatgtgtgttttaaatatttttcatacaatttttttctccctccctttgagGTGAGGTTTCTTGTAcccaaggctggtctcaaacttgctatatagccaagaGTGACTTTACTGTTCTGACacttcttcctccattttctgggtgctgggattacaggcatgtgccatccctgttttttgttttgttttgtttgtttgtttggttggttggttggttggtggggcTGAGGATTAAACCTAGGCTTGCACGAATGccgggcaagcactctaccaactgaggttGGTCCCTAGCCTGtgtcatttgagacagggtcatcctCTGTGGTCCAGTCTGTCTACCCTTCACTCATGGTGAGCCTTTGGCCTGGGTGCTAGGCTCATACTGTGCACCACAACACCCAGCTGTTGCAGCCAGGCCAGACCTGCACATGGTTGAGGCAAGAGATGGTATTTTTGTGCAAAGATGAGGGATGTTTAGGAGAGGCCCAGCCAAAGAGCTGCATTCGTACAGGCATTGACTGTTCACCAAGACTCCCTTGTCAGGGTAAAGCTGTAGCTACAATGTGTGTCTTAGTGGCCTTGGGATGCTCTGTGACCCTCAGTATTTGACGGAAACAGCATGGAGGACATTTATGGGAAGCTCCTGCTACAGCTGCACCAGCAGTACCCGGGTGATATCGGATGTTTCGCCATCTACTTCCTGAACGTGCTCACCTTGAAGCCTGGGGAAGCCATGTTTCTGGAGGCCAACGTGCCCCATGCCTACCTGAAGGGAGGTGAGCCCATTTCAGTAGGGTGTCCCACTGTCATCCCCCTTGGGCCTTGTTTGTTCGTGTGGATGAAAGAGAGGTTGGTGACCTCAGGGTGACTGAGCCAGTGTGGATGGTGGCTGCCAGCTGGGCGGTAGATATTGCTTATAATCTGCTACTAGCTGCAAGTTGGGATGTTAAGCCCCTTTGCTGAGTGGAAACCCATTTGGGCCAAGCCAAACTGGACAAAGCTGCAGTTCTTTCTGTTCTCACTTGTGATTGCACACTAATGGATGCTACCTGCCTGGAGAGATTTGTACACTACAATATGGGTGATGCAACAAAAGGATGCTCTTTGTGTGTGAACACAGGTACACTCGGACCAAAGGATGCATGTGGTGCTCAGGACAGCCTGGGGGTTGGGTTCCATCCTCATTCTACTTGGTTTGAGGGtctcttttgttttgattgttttgtttgtttgtttctttttctggtttttggtgtgttttgttgttgttgtttttttgtttgtttgtttgttttctacataCTCCAATCTAGCTGGCCTGTGAACTTCCAGAGAGTTTCCTAACTCCCACCAGGAGTGTTGAGATTACCACTGTCTGTGCTACACCCTGGCTTTAAAGTTCGTTTTTTGGCATTTGACTTCAGGTGCTTGCGCTTGCAGAGCGAGCATTCTTACACACTGAGCCTCcctttttgttgctgttcttgttttaagacagggtttcactctgtagcccaggctggcctcaaacatgtggcagctccaccctcacccccctCAGCCATGAACCACCATGTCTGACTGGATTTGACTGTTGGAAGCTTATCCACTTGCAGGATTCTGTTGCAGAAGTCTTGTTAATGCAGGGGTTAACATAATTTGGGGCCTGGTTGGTAGCTTCACATATTTTTCCCCACAATGCTATCCACACGTTTTAGCCCAGTTTATAGGTATCGGCATGGCCTAAGTTAGGAGGCCCAGCCCTGGAGAGCCAAACTCCATGGCCACTTTACCATCTTATTTCATGACATTTATCTGTCTCCAGACTGCGTGGAATGCATGGCATGTTCCGACAATACCGTGCGTGCTGGCCTGACACCCAAATTCATTGATGTGCAAACCCTGTGTGAAATGCTCGACTACACACCCAGCCCCAGCGAGGACAGGCTGTTTGCCCCAACACAGAGTCAAGATGACCCCTATCTCTCTATCTATGACCCCCCTGTGCCAGACTTCACTGTCATGAAGATGGAGGTGAGGATGTAGACCTGGAGGGTGTCCTGGTGTAGCATGTCGTACTCACAGGGTTGTTAGACCTGGGGCTGGGTTCCCTGTCAAGCCACCCAGTCGGGGCAGCCACAGAGCCCATCTATTTCTCTGCCAGGGATCAGATGTGGGACTTCATGGTGCCAAGAGCCTGAAGAGTGGGCAAGGAGGCAGCAGAGCCCCTGAGGTGGTCTAGAACCCAGGAGCAGAGTGTGAACTATGCTATTCTATTGCTTCTTCCCACCAGGTCCCTGGCTCTGTGACAGAATACAAAGTCTTGACACTAGACTCTGCCAGCATCCTTCTGATGGTCCAAGGGGCAGTGACAGCTATCACACCCACAGTCCATGCAGAGATCCCTCTGCAGCGTGGTGGGGTGCTCTTCATTGGGGCCAACGAGAGTGTTTTACTGAAGCTTTCCGTGCCCAAGGATCTGCTGATATTCCGGGCCTGCTGTCTGCTGTAGAGACCagttctttgcctctctctgcccatCACCTCTATCCCGGCCACTTCCACATTTCAGATCCGGCCCAATCCCTGTCCCTGTTGTGCATTCTTTGAATGCATACTGGATTAGAAGTATTGAGTTTGGCATTAGTGACTCCAGAATATGCCTAGGCTGGACCATCTTCAGGACAAGAGGCTCTGTGTGAAGCCTGAGGCCTGCCACTGCACTGTATTCTCATTTTACTTCTGAGTCAGATGTGCCCACTAACGAGGCAACCACTCTGCCCCAGCTGTGTCACGCTAACATGTGTCACCTGCACGCTCTGCGCtgcagaggagggaaggggtAGGCCGCTGGACTAATGAAGCTGGTTCCCTCTAGCTGTCAGATTAAAGATCACTTGTGTTGAGGATACAGAGTCAAGAGCAGTCAGCCTTTGGTATGCCTGTCCCCGACCGGGAGGACAGAGCTCTCTGATGTTGTCcagtttgggttttattcttCATACAGCTTCCTGGGGGTGGGCAGGCTGGATTCCAGAACCCTTTTACAGGAaggggtgggagaggaagccAGCTCCAGCCTCAGTTGGACAGCTTGCAGGCAGGCCTTCCACTCTTAGAGTTTACTTTTTCTGAGACTGTCTTCACGTTTCGAAGGTTGACTTTAGAGGTCTGCTTCTGCTTCATCATGGCTTCTGGCGTTTGCACTTggttatgtatgtgcacatgcacctgcGTGGTATTCCTCAAGAACCATCTACCTTTTTAAAGATAGCGTCTGTCACTGGCCTGGAATTGACCAGTTCAGCTAGACCGACTGACTAGCAGGTCTCAGTGGTCCTTTGTCTTGACCTTctcagaactgggattacaggtgtgtgccactaccttTGGCTTCTTATTTGGGTGCTTGGGGTGAGGACTCAGGGattcgaacttgggtcctcatactTGCCTGGTAAGCACTTTAACAATTGAGCCATGCTCCTAGCCCCTTTATTGTTGAGGTTATCATACAGCTCAGGCTAGTGTTAAgtactggaggctggagagacgactcagcGGTTGAAAAGTacttgctgtttttgcagagaacccaggtttcattcccagctcccatgaggtggctcacagtcataagataaaattataaaccaaagctgggtggtagtggtgcatgcaGAAAAACcgtctcaaacaaagcaaaaacaaaaaacccattgCAACACAATACAGCTCACTACCAGGATTGCATTTATTATAACAGACTGTGAAAGTGCAAGCCGAGAAAGAGGTTGGAGGAGCAGTGCACACACAGGAGAGGCACTCCTGAGGAGGCCCAGATGCCTCCTTCCCAGGGACTGCCTCCTGCAGAACACCCAGCCCTCAGAATTAAGGCAGTTAGGATCTGGGCACCATTGTGCCTTTATCGGTGTTATTTTCGTCCAGCCCCTAACAGCGGTCCATTCCACCCCTCCTAGCTGGACATTATTGAGCTTTCTCCACAAGTAATGCCTTCCCACACAAGGCCACCCAGCTCAAGAACTTTCCTTCCAGGGACAGTTCCAGTCAAGTACCTCAATGTTAATTTCAGCAACAACCACCCCAGAAGGTGTGGCTTTGGGGGGTACTGCCCGCTCCCAGGAGCTGCCAAATGCCCAGGCTGCTCTCTTTTAACCAAATAGACGTAAAGCTCCACACGTAAGTTCCACAACCACTGCTGGCCTCACTGAAGCCTACCACCAAGTCTTCCTCTACTCTGTACCATAGCTATTCCCTTTGCACACGAGGCCTCCACCTCTGCAGAGTTCTAGAAGGCCTGGATATGGTTTGTGTTCCTTCCCTGCAGGCCATACACAAATGCTCAGAATATAAGAGCCTTGCACAGAGTTACAGACTCCCACTGCAGAACACAGCATCTATGACCCAACCCAAGAACCAAGCAGAAGCCTCTGGTCTCTGTCCCATCTTCCCTCCTGACAGTAGAGTAAAAAGCCCCTAGACACAGTATACTGCGTTCAACCTTCCACGGCCTGAGAACAACAACACCCCCTGCTAGGCACTGGCAGCAATCATAAGGACAGGTTTGTAGTCAAGTAACAAAGTAGGCCTTATCTTTTGATCTTACCTTTTTTGCTACTATTTGTAAATGGACATAGTGGGCATAATATTCCCCCTAAGCCTCTAGTAGTCACTGGGCAGGACAGTCAGTCACCTGTGGTGCCCAACCCCTAACTCTGACTGTTGTACCCCTTATGCTGGAAACTGTATTTACCCCAAGCCTCACCACACACCTGGGTAAGATAAAGACGAGAACCCTGAGGAAGGGGGTCTGGGAAAACTAAATTCCAGGAAGAGGCTTAGTATAGCAGGAGAGATTCTTCCTGCATTTGTGTGTTCAGGCTTGGGACTGAGCTGCGCTCACCCACCCCCCACGTCCCACGTCccagccttgcacatgctaggcaagtgttccacAAGCACTACATCTCCAGCTTGTGAACTCTGTGCTGGGGGACAGGAATGTGCCTTGTTAGAGGGAAGGCCCCTTGCACTGCAGATTCATCAGCTCAAGTGGGGTCCAGGAGCTGGATTGGGTCTCTCCTCCTCATCCTGTCTAAACGTTTCCATGTAGGCCAGAGTCACACAGCTATACCAAGACACCCATCAATACTTCTCAAAAGCTTAAATGGCTAAACTTAGGAAGGCACTGACTTCCCAGCAGCTCCCTCTGCTGGCAATCACAAAAACTGCAGGTTTCTGGTGATAGCCCCAGC is a window of Arvicanthis niloticus isolate mArvNil1 chromosome 26, mArvNil1.pat.X, whole genome shotgun sequence DNA encoding:
- the Mpi gene encoding mannose-6-phosphate isomerase isoform X2, whose amino-acid sequence is MASQRVFPLSCVVQQYAWGKVGSKSEVASLLASSDPLAQISEDMPYAELWMGTHPRGDAKILDNRISQKTLGEWIAENQDCLGPKVKKTFNGKLPFLFKVLSVQTALSIQAHPDKELAEKLHLLAPEHYPDANHKPEMAIALTSFQGLCGFRPVEEIVTFLKKVPEFQSLIGEDATAQLRQSVGGDAVAMASALRNCFSHLMKSEKKVVVEQLNLLVKRISQQVFDGNSMEDIYGKLLLQLHQQYPGDIGCFAIYFLNVLTLKPGEAMFLEANVPHAYLKGDCVECMACSDNTVRAGLTPKFIDVQTLCEMLDYTPSPSEDRLFAPTQSQDDPYLSIYDPPVPDFTVMKMEVPGSVTEYKVLTLDSASILLMVQGAVTAITPTVHAEIPLQRGGVLFIGANESVLLKLSVPKDLLIFRACCLL
- the Mpi gene encoding mannose-6-phosphate isomerase isoform X3 encodes the protein MASQRVFPLSCVVQQYAWGKVGSKSEVASLLASSDPLAQISEDMPYAELWMGTHPRGDAKILDNRISQKTLGEWIAENQDCLGPKVKKTFNGKLPFLFKVLSVQTALSIQAHPDKVRSRCYLVNGAGGQQRLQRLVVLLMMVAVPQLLSPTAHPQELAEKLHLLAPEHYPDANHKPEMAIALTSFQGLCGFRPVEEIVTFLKKVPEFQSLIGEDATAQLRQSVGGDAVAMASALRNCFSHLMKSEKKVVVEQLNLLVKRISQQDCVECMACSDNTVRAGLTPKFIDVQTLCEMLDYTPSPSEDRLFAPTQSQDDPYLSIYDPPVPDFTVMKMEVPGSVTEYKVLTLDSASILLMVQGAVTAITPTVHAEIPLQRGGVLFIGANESVLLKLSVPKDLLIFRACCLL
- the Mpi gene encoding mannose-6-phosphate isomerase isoform X1; amino-acid sequence: MASQRVFPLSCVVQQYAWGKVGSKSEVASLLASSDPLAQISEDMPYAELWMGTHPRGDAKILDNRISQKTLGEWIAENQDCLGPKVKKTFNGKLPFLFKVLSVQTALSIQAHPDKVRSRCYLVNGAGGQQRLQRLVVLLMMVAVPQLLSPTAHPQELAEKLHLLAPEHYPDANHKPEMAIALTSFQGLCGFRPVEEIVTFLKKVPEFQSLIGEDATAQLRQSVGGDAVAMASALRNCFSHLMKSEKKVVVEQLNLLVKRISQQVFDGNSMEDIYGKLLLQLHQQYPGDIGCFAIYFLNVLTLKPGEAMFLEANVPHAYLKGDCVECMACSDNTVRAGLTPKFIDVQTLCEMLDYTPSPSEDRLFAPTQSQDDPYLSIYDPPVPDFTVMKMEVPGSVTEYKVLTLDSASILLMVQGAVTAITPTVHAEIPLQRGGVLFIGANESVLLKLSVPKDLLIFRACCLL